A single genomic interval of Brevibacillus brevis harbors:
- a CDS encoding NAD(P)/FAD-dependent oxidoreductase, which translates to MEYDTVIVGGGIAGLQTAIQLARCLRRVAVIDMPGGRSTVAKAYRNILGFSEGVSGDFLRQAGREQAQKYGAILITDEVTKLATDSSGLFTIGTKSSIHTLTSRTLVLATGIRDPFPTIPGFSDCVGISIFLCPDCDGYETVGKDTAIIGAGLHAVSMADELIYYTNSLTVINHAQVQVDMQVVSGLSQRGIIYREEKVCTLHHTGGQLQEIEFSSGERLYAERAFLAFPGAHALTELLRGFSVQIHEKGHIHSNPRTKETDHPNIWAVGDINEHSQQVSIAMGDGTQAAIWIQKRLREYET; encoded by the coding sequence GTGGAGTATGATACGGTCATTGTCGGCGGCGGGATTGCAGGGCTTCAAACTGCAATCCAACTAGCTAGATGCCTTCGACGCGTAGCAGTCATTGACATGCCGGGTGGTCGATCAACAGTCGCCAAAGCCTACCGAAACATTCTCGGATTTTCGGAGGGGGTTAGTGGCGATTTTTTGCGTCAAGCGGGCAGGGAACAAGCACAAAAATACGGCGCAATCTTGATAACAGATGAGGTAACAAAGCTTGCTACTGACTCAAGCGGCTTATTTACGATAGGTACGAAAAGTAGCATACATACGCTTACTTCGCGAACGCTGGTATTGGCCACCGGCATTCGCGACCCGTTTCCAACAATCCCTGGCTTCTCCGATTGTGTAGGAATATCGATTTTCTTGTGTCCCGACTGTGACGGCTATGAAACAGTCGGGAAAGACACGGCAATCATTGGAGCAGGCCTGCACGCTGTTTCGATGGCAGACGAACTTATTTATTATACAAACAGCTTAACAGTCATTAACCATGCACAGGTGCAGGTGGATATGCAGGTTGTCTCTGGACTGAGCCAGCGAGGGATTATATATCGAGAGGAAAAAGTATGTACCCTTCATCATACAGGTGGACAATTGCAAGAAATCGAGTTCTCATCAGGCGAACGCTTGTATGCTGAAAGAGCATTTCTTGCCTTTCCGGGTGCTCACGCTTTGACAGAGCTTTTGCGTGGTTTTTCCGTGCAAATTCATGAAAAGGGCCACATCCATTCGAATCCACGAACAAAAGAAACTGATCATCCCAACATATGGGCTGTTGGCGATATTAATGAGCATTCTCAACAAGTGTCGATTGCCATGGGGGATGGAACACAGGCGGCTATTTGGATTCAAAAGCGACTGCGTGAATATGAGACCTAG